TTAATCTGGTTGGTTATTTGAGTGTAGATTGCTTCAGAACTAGAATTAGAGATAATAATATGCATTAGGCACCTCCTTGTAAATACTGTTTATACTGATTATATACAGTATATGCAAAAATATGATTTTTGTCAAATAAAAATATTATTTTTGTACAAAATAAATGGTAGTAAATATAACGAAATCCTTGAAAAAATTCATGCAAGAAAGTACTAATTATATTGCAAAAAAATGTTGACAGTTTAAACCATAAGTGATATTCTGAGATTAGATATCCGAGTAAATTACTAGGAATTGATGGTGATAAATATGAAAATGTCTACAAAAGGAAGATACGGCCTTAGAGCGATGCTGGATTTGGCTATAAATAGTAAGGATGGCAATATTCCTATAAGTAGTATTTCAGAACGTCAATCCATATCTGAAAACTATTTAGAGCAAATTATTGCTAAGCTGAAAAAAGCAGGATTGGTTACCAGTACAAGAGGTGCACAAGGAGGATATGCCCTATCAAAACCTTCAGATGATATTACAGTAGGTGATATTTTAAGAGCTTTAGAAGGGGATTTGACACCTGTTGATTGTTCTATCTTAAAGGAAGAACTTCAGTGTGATTGTGAAGACAATTGTGTATCCAAATATGTTTGGAAAAAAATAAGTGATAGCATAAATAATGTAGTAAATGATATAACATTAAAGGATTTAATTGATGAGAACATTAAGATAAATGGCCATAATATAAACAATATCATAAGTCCCAAGTGTTAGAGAAAACGAGGAGATGATCTTAATGGATAAAGCAATATATTTTGACTATGCAGCAACCACCCCAACAAGTAAAGAAGTATTAGAAGAAATGATTCCTTTCTTTACTCAGAACTTTGGAAACCCATCTAGTGTATACAGTATAGCAGGTAAAAATAAAGAAGCGATTTTGAAAGCAAGAGAGCAAGTTGCAACAGCAATAAATGCTAAGGATGATGAGATTTTTTTCACTAGTGGTGGAACAGAGGCTGACAATTGGGCAATAAAAGGCATAGCAGAAAGTTATGAATCAAAAGGAAAACACATTATTACATCAAAAATAGAACATCATGCGGTTTTGCATACTTGTGAATACCTTGAGAAAAAAGGATTTCAAGTAACTTACTTAGAAGTAGATGAATATGGTCGAATTTCTTTACAAGATTTAGAGAATGCAATTAGAGAAGATACGATATTGATTTCAATAATGTTTGCAAATAATGAAATAGGAACCATTCAATCTATAAAAGAAATCGGTAGAATTGCAAAAGAAAAAGGTGTGATTTTTCATACGGATGCTGTTCAAGCGTTAGGAAGTGTTCATATTGATGTAAAAGATATGAATATAGATCTTTTAAGTATGAGTGCTCATAAATTATATGGCCCAAAAGGTGTAGGTGCTTTATATATTAAAAAGGGTGTAAAAATTAAAGCATATATCCATGGTGGCGCACAAGAGAAAAGAAGAAGAGCAGGAACTGAAAATGTGCCAGGAATTGTTGGCTTTGGTAAGGCAATTGAATTGGCATATGCCAATAGAGAAGAAAATACTAAAAAGATTATAGCCCTTAGAGATAAAGTGGTTAAAGGCATATTAGAAAATGTTCCTTATAGCAGATTAAATGGTCATCCTACTGAGAGATTACCTAATAATGCAAATATTAGTTTTGACTTTATT
The nucleotide sequence above comes from Natranaerovirga pectinivora. Encoded proteins:
- a CDS encoding RrF2 family transcriptional regulator; its protein translation is MKMSTKGRYGLRAMLDLAINSKDGNIPISSISERQSISENYLEQIIAKLKKAGLVTSTRGAQGGYALSKPSDDITVGDILRALEGDLTPVDCSILKEELQCDCEDNCVSKYVWKKISDSINNVVNDITLKDLIDENIKINGHNINNIISPKC
- the nifS gene encoding cysteine desulfurase NifS, with product MDKAIYFDYAATTPTSKEVLEEMIPFFTQNFGNPSSVYSIAGKNKEAILKAREQVATAINAKDDEIFFTSGGTEADNWAIKGIAESYESKGKHIITSKIEHHAVLHTCEYLEKKGFQVTYLEVDEYGRISLQDLENAIREDTILISIMFANNEIGTIQSIKEIGRIAKEKGVIFHTDAVQALGSVHIDVKDMNIDLLSMSAHKLYGPKGVGALYIKKGVKIKAYIHGGAQEKRRRAGTENVPGIVGFGKAIELAYANREENTKKIIALRDKVVKGILENVPYSRLNGHPTERLPNNANISFDFIEGESLLIMLDMKGVCASSGSACTSGSLDPSHVLMAIGLPHETAHGSLRITLGDKNTEEDVDYLLEILPQIVQRLRDMSPLYEDFMKMNQ